The DNA window GCGGCCCCCGCCGCCCCCGCCGCGCAAGACGCCAGCACACGAAGGAGACTGCCATGGCCGAGAATCCCACCGTCGAGATGAAGACCAACAAGGGCACCATGAAGCTCGAGCTGTTCCAGACCGACGCGCCCAACACCGTCGCCAGCTTCATGAGCCTCATCAACAAGGGCTTCTACAACGGGCTCACCTTCCACCGCGTCATCAGCGATTTCGTCATCCAGGGCGGGTGCCCCAACGGCCGCGGCGATGGACACCCCGGCTACTCCATCGATTGCGAGGTAGGTCCCGGCAAGCCGAAGCACCAGCGCGGCTCGCTCTCGATGGCCCACGCCGGCCCCAACACCGGTGGCTCGCAGTTCTTCATCTGCCACAGCCCCCAGGGTCACCTCGACAACAAGCACACCGTGTTCGGCAAGGTCATCGAGGGGCTCGACGTGGTCGATGCCATTCGCCAGGGCGACAAGATGGAAGAGGTGAAGGTGCTCTCCGGCTCCGCGCCAGAACCCAAGGTCAGAGAGCGCGCCCGCGCGTAGCATCCGGCCGTCAATGGCTCGGGTGTGAATGAAAGAGGAGCCTCGCGGCTCCTTTTTTTTCGTGCGCTCGAAAACCGTCAGGCCTTCTGCTGCGGAGAGGCCGCGAAGTAGCCGGCCAGCCCGCCCAGCAGCGCGCTGCCCACGGCCACCGACACGGCGGCCACGGGGCTGGCCGAGAGCAGCAGCATGGCGATGTAGCCGCCCCCGATGCCCCCGGCGATGGTGCCGCCCACGAACATGTTCGCCTTGTGCGAGCTGGTCACGGGACGGGGGTTGTGAGGCTCACCGTGCGGGATGATGATGCGGGGGTGTGGACCGCTGTTGTCGACGCGGAATTGAATGGGCGGTGCGGCGGCGGGGTCTGTGGCCAGAACCTGATCGGCAGTGGGCGACGCTTGCGCCTCGGTGCCCGAGGTGGGATCGCCCGCGGCAGCCGCGTCCTGGGAAGTCCCGGCAGACGCCCCCTCGATCTGGCTGGCATCGATCTCACGCGTGGGCTTCTGCCCGTGACCGGGAAGGTGGAGGCCGAGATGCGGGATTTTCATGCGGGTCTGCCTTCTCTCTGCGAGCGCGCGGCCTTGCGCGGGCTCACGGGTGTCTCTTGAACTCGTCGCGCAGGCGCTGCTCGACGAAGTGGTACATCTTCGGATCGTTGTCGAGGAAGCGCTGCGCCTTGTCGCCCCCCTCGAGGTAGGTCGAGTAGGCCTCGGCAACATATTCGGCGGCGCCGCGATTCTCCTGGCCCATGTTGCCACGGTGGGCGTAGTCAGACCAGGTCTCTCCAGTGTACGAGCGCGCGCCCTCGGGCACGGTGACCACGGCGCGCTCGTCCTGCTGCACCACGTGGGCCTTGGCGCCCTTCATCATCTCGACCTCGACCTCGGTCTTCTGCGCCGAGCGAGCCGCCAGCATCTGGCGCACGTGGCCCAGGGCCGTAACGCCAAAGACGAGGCCACCGATGACCGCGGGCACCGGACCCAGCACCGACGAGAGGGCGCAGCCCCCCGCCGCGATGGCGGCGGTGACCGCGAGCTTCCTCGTGGCCGACTTCTTCGACGCCACGGCGGGCTCGATGGAGAAGATCTCCAGGCCGTCCTTGCGCTCGTACCTCACCGGGCGCAGGCCCCAGTGATCGAAGTCAGAGACGATGGACATCTGCGCGGGCAGCGACTTGTTCATGTCGTTGGCGATGATGAGCTCGCGGCGCATCACGTCGACATCTTCGACGTTGGCGCGGGCCTGGTACTCGTGGTAGAGGGTGCGGATCTCCTTGTCGCGACCCGACTCCAGGGCCGTGCCTTTCAGCATCTGGACGATCTTGAGCCCGGGGATGCGCGCCGTCACGCTGCCCCGCTCGCCGCGCATGTGGTCGACGGCGTGGCAGAGCTCGTGCACCACGGTGTGGGGGCCGAGATCGCTGAGCAGGGTCGATTCCATGAACTGGATCTTCTTGCTGAGCGGATTGTAGCCGCCGAGCATCTGCAGGCCACCCTTCGACATGGCCTGCTGCGCCGCGCTGGGCTGCTTCGTGATCTGGAACGCCACCCCGTTCTTCGAGAGCGCTTCGAGGGTGCCCGTGGGGAACGGCTGCAAGATGCACTGCATGCGCTTGCGAACAGGATCGCTCACCTTGCCGATGAGGGTGTCTACGGCGGTCTCGCGCCGGCTGTCGAGCGGGCCAGGATCAGGCAGAGGCGCAGGCTGGATGGTTCCAGGGCCCATTGTGCTGGTGTCGATGTAGGGTCTCACCAGGGTGCCGTTGATCACGTCGCCATCTCCCTCGACACGCGCCTCCCCGATCTTCTCGAAGGTGCGGTGCCATGTGTTCATGCTACCTGACGCGGCTCGCTCTTCACAGGTCTGCTATGTGAACAGTCCGGCGGGTCTGGCGCAGCATGAGGATAGCAGGCGCACCTGAAAAAAATCTGGGGTGATTCAAACCCTAGGTCGGGTCACTCTCGCGCGGGGTGGCAGCCGCCTCGACGCTCAAGAGGTGATCGAGACGGGTCACCTTGGTGCCGAGGTAGCGAAGGTTCTCTGCGTTCGGGGGAACCTCGAGGGCGACGCGACGGCGCACCTGCACCTCGCCCTCGGCCAGGCCGTCGATCTTGCGGGGGTTGTTGGTGATGAGGTCGACCGAGCGCACCTCGAGGTCGCGCAAGATCGACGCGGCGATCTTGTACTCGCGAGAATCGGCGGCGAAGCCGAGGTGCAGGTTGGCGTCGACCGTGTCGTACCCCTCGTCTTGCAGGCAGTACGCGCGCAGCTTGTTGAGAAGCCCGATGCCACGGCCCTCCTGGCGCAGGTACACGACGACGCCGCGCCCCGCCTGCGCGATCATGCGCAGCGCGCGCTGCAGCTGTTCGCCGCAGTCGCAGCGCAGCGAGCGGAGAACGTCACCGGTGAAGCACTCCGAGTGGATGCGCGTGAGCACGCCCTCGCCCTCGGCCACGTCACCGCAGACGATGGCCAGGTGCTCCTTGTCGTCGTCGGCCTGGTACAGGCAGACGCGAAATTCACCATGCTCGGTGGGGACGCGG is part of the Pseudomonadota bacterium genome and encodes:
- a CDS encoding peptidylprolyl isomerase — its product is MAENPTVEMKTNKGTMKLELFQTDAPNTVASFMSLINKGFYNGLTFHRVISDFVIQGGCPNGRGDGHPGYSIDCEVGPGKPKHQRGSLSMAHAGPNTGGSQFFICHSPQGHLDNKHTVFGKVIEGLDVVDAIRQGDKMEEVKVLSGSAPEPKVRERARA
- the ribA gene encoding GTP cyclohydrolase II is translated as MHRHRGNTLRDVQSMAQARVPTEHGEFRVCLYQADDDKEHLAIVCGDVAEGEGVLTRIHSECFTGDVLRSLRCDCGEQLQRALRMIAQAGRGVVVYLRQEGRGIGLLNKLRAYCLQDEGYDTVDANLHLGFAADSREYKIAASILRDLEVRSVDLITNNPRKIDGLAEGEVQVRRRVALEVPPNAENLRYLGTKVTRLDHLLSVEAAATPRESDPT